The following are encoded together in the Ralstonia insidiosa genome:
- a CDS encoding bifunctional glycoside hydrolase 114/ polysaccharide deacetylase family protein, producing the protein MPCVTLAQQASATTGPGASGVTSSSSANAPNIAWYYGDKPPVAQLRAFDAVVIEPDHGFDPSQFKTPKTQWYAYVSVGEVTPERNWYKDLPKAWLSGRNAAWASRVVDQAQPDWPAFYVDHVIKPLWDKGYRGFFLDTLDSYQLVAKDDAARAAQEAGMVRVIRAIKARYPDAKLIFNRGFEILPQVHDLAYAVAFESLYRGWDQGSKQYKEVSDADREWLMGQVRKIRDEYHLPVIAIDYCPPADRACARETAKRIKAQGLVPYVTDPDLSTIGVGRIEVLPRKVLILQDRDPRTTIDTSEGVRFIATPLNFLGYDVEYADINKPLPASVPPDRYAGVVVWVNTSPIKQVAALSSWVRQRIHDGVHIAFMNQFGLPVDGSMADMFKLQLVRGRASGPLSVVSQDKIIGFEMAPQPERREAQPIRVGDHGQSLLRLKSGNFEFDAAAITDWGGYVLNPYAVFSMDTVEQARWVVQPIEFLRRALALPNMPIPDVTSENGRRLMLVHVDGDGFASRAEFPGPEYSGEVLLQDVWDKYRIPTTLSVIEGEVGSSGLYPKLTPRLEAIARKMFALPYVELGTHTYSHPFDWSRTVQSPATKEGPGKDAGGGDTAFALTIPGYKFSLDREISGSINYINERLAPPGKRVKILQWSGDCQPPELAVRMTWDAGVLNLNGGDTTITRSSPSWTEIAPLGIDKGPGAYQVFAPNQNENVYTNDWTGPFYGFDRLIETLQMTDTPYRFKPINIYYHMYSGTKLASLKALKKVYDYALSQPVFPIYSTEYVVKVLDFRNMAVARDVDDGNTWVVRGDGDLRELRWMAPGTPRLADAQGVVGYDKAAGGIYIHLDEGAARFTVAPEAESNKPTYIAEAAAFVRNFARSGNEMSFEAGGYYKPFVRLANAGACRVKVNGNPARTARAQDNTVRVDLTGTAAQTVTYQRVDVVC; encoded by the coding sequence ATGCCTTGTGTGACGCTTGCTCAACAGGCGTCTGCCACCACCGGGCCCGGTGCATCAGGGGTCACGTCTTCAAGCTCGGCCAACGCGCCAAATATTGCCTGGTACTACGGCGACAAGCCGCCCGTGGCACAGCTGCGTGCCTTTGACGCGGTCGTCATCGAGCCGGACCACGGCTTTGATCCGTCGCAGTTCAAGACACCCAAGACACAGTGGTACGCCTACGTGAGCGTGGGCGAGGTCACGCCCGAGCGCAACTGGTACAAGGATCTGCCCAAGGCCTGGCTGTCTGGCCGCAACGCGGCATGGGCGTCGCGCGTGGTGGACCAGGCCCAGCCAGACTGGCCGGCCTTCTATGTCGATCACGTCATCAAACCGCTGTGGGACAAGGGCTATCGCGGCTTCTTCCTCGATACGCTCGACTCGTACCAGCTTGTCGCCAAGGACGATGCGGCGCGCGCGGCGCAAGAAGCCGGCATGGTGCGCGTGATCCGGGCGATCAAGGCGCGTTATCCGGATGCCAAGCTGATCTTCAACCGTGGCTTTGAGATCCTGCCGCAGGTGCATGACCTCGCCTATGCGGTGGCGTTTGAATCGCTGTACCGCGGTTGGGATCAAGGCAGCAAGCAGTACAAGGAAGTCAGCGATGCCGACCGCGAATGGCTGATGGGCCAGGTGCGCAAGATTCGCGACGAGTACCACCTGCCCGTGATCGCCATCGACTATTGCCCGCCGGCCGACCGCGCCTGCGCGCGCGAGACGGCCAAGCGCATCAAGGCGCAGGGGCTGGTGCCGTACGTGACGGATCCAGATCTGTCGACGATTGGCGTGGGGCGCATCGAGGTGCTGCCGCGCAAGGTGCTGATCCTGCAAGACCGCGACCCACGCACCACCATCGACACCAGCGAGGGCGTGCGCTTCATTGCCACGCCGCTCAACTTTCTCGGCTACGACGTCGAGTACGCCGACATCAACAAGCCGCTGCCCGCATCTGTACCGCCCGACCGCTATGCCGGCGTGGTGGTGTGGGTGAACACCAGCCCGATCAAGCAGGTGGCAGCGCTGTCGTCGTGGGTGCGGCAGCGCATTCATGACGGCGTGCACATCGCCTTCATGAACCAGTTCGGCCTGCCGGTGGACGGCAGCATGGCCGACATGTTCAAGCTGCAGTTGGTGCGCGGGCGCGCTAGCGGACCGCTGTCGGTGGTGTCGCAAGACAAGATCATCGGTTTCGAGATGGCGCCGCAGCCCGAGCGCCGCGAGGCCCAGCCGATTCGGGTGGGCGACCACGGACAGTCGCTGCTGCGTCTGAAATCGGGCAATTTCGAATTTGACGCCGCCGCCATCACCGATTGGGGCGGCTACGTGCTGAATCCGTACGCGGTGTTCTCGATGGACACCGTTGAGCAGGCGCGCTGGGTGGTGCAACCGATCGAATTCCTGCGTCGCGCGCTGGCGCTTCCCAACATGCCGATCCCGGATGTGACGTCGGAAAACGGCCGCCGCCTCATGCTGGTGCACGTGGATGGCGACGGTTTTGCCTCGCGCGCCGAGTTTCCCGGCCCGGAGTATTCCGGCGAGGTGCTGCTGCAGGACGTGTGGGATAAGTACCGCATCCCGACCACGCTGTCGGTCATCGAAGGAGAGGTGGGCTCCAGCGGCCTGTATCCCAAGCTGACACCCCGCCTGGAGGCGATTGCCCGCAAGATGTTCGCGTTGCCGTACGTGGAGCTGGGCACGCACACTTATTCGCACCCGTTTGACTGGAGCCGCACGGTCCAGAGCCCTGCAACGAAAGAGGGGCCGGGTAAGGATGCAGGCGGTGGCGATACGGCCTTCGCGCTGACCATTCCCGGCTACAAATTCAGTCTGGACCGCGAAATCTCGGGTTCCATCAACTACATCAACGAGCGTCTGGCACCGCCGGGCAAGCGCGTGAAGATCCTGCAGTGGTCGGGCGACTGCCAGCCGCCTGAGCTTGCCGTGCGCATGACCTGGGATGCGGGCGTGCTCAACCTCAACGGTGGCGATACCACCATTACGCGCAGCTCGCCGTCGTGGACGGAGATCGCGCCGCTGGGTATCGACAAGGGCCCGGGGGCTTACCAGGTGTTTGCACCCAACCAGAACGAAAACGTCTATACCAATGACTGGACCGGGCCTTTCTACGGTTTCGATCGCCTGATTGAAACGCTGCAGATGACCGACACGCCGTATCGCTTCAAGCCCATCAACATCTACTACCACATGTATTCGGGCACCAAGCTTGCGTCGCTCAAGGCCTTGAAGAAGGTCTACGACTACGCGCTCTCGCAGCCGGTGTTCCCGATCTATTCCACCGAATACGTGGTCAAGGTGCTGGATTTCCGCAACATGGCCGTTGCCCGTGATGTCGATGACGGCAACACCTGGGTCGTGCGCGGTGATGGCGATCTGCGCGAACTGCGCTGGATGGCGCCCGGCACACCGCGGCTGGCCGATGCACAGGGCGTGGTTGGCTATGACAAGGCAGCCGGCGGCATCTATATTCACCTCGACGAGGGGGCAGCACGTTTTACCGTCGCACCGGAGGCAGAATCGAACAAGCCGACATACATTGCGGAAGCCGCAGCCTTCGTGCGCAACTTCGCGCGTAGCGGCAACGAGATGAGTTTCGAGGCGGGCGGTTATTACAAGCCGTTCGTTCGTCTGGCCAACGCGGGCGCCTGTCGCGTGAAGGTCAACGGCAACCCCGCCCGCACCGCCCGTGCACAGGACAACACCGTGCGCGTTGACCTGACTGGAACTGCTGCTCAAACCGTGACCTATCAACGTGTCGATGTGGTCTGCTGA
- a CDS encoding hemolysin family protein: MSAFILVALILISAFFSASEIALTASRRTRLQTLADDGDTRALRVLQLKDTPGNFFTVVQIGVNAVAILAGVIGDSQISGPLATWLGDWLPAARAERIASIAGFIIVTGLFILFADLLPKRLAVLYPERCALGVIGPIQTCLRVLRPVVWLFNGAADLFLKLFGVPTHRVEQITTEDITAMVGAGAEAGVLRKHELAMIENVFELESRTITSVMTVRDEVVYFTTDEPLESIKLKIIAQPHAEYLVCRDDIDSVLGFIASKDILKQILSEESATVIRNLAKHFDKNLLVLPDTLNLSQALTRFREMHQSFGAVVNEYGLVVGIVTLDDIVGAVMGDILYLGEDEQIVRRDDGSCLIDGVTPIGDVKRAFDLDDLPGEHHIETIAGLVIYALKRIPKKSESIDIGPLHIEVLDIDNHRIDQLLVSRRIDPAASPVSSAS; encoded by the coding sequence ATGTCCGCCTTCATCCTTGTCGCGCTCATCCTGATCAGCGCCTTCTTTTCTGCTTCCGAGATCGCGCTCACTGCCTCGCGTCGCACCCGCCTGCAAACGCTGGCCGACGATGGCGACACCCGCGCCCTGCGCGTGCTGCAGCTCAAGGACACGCCCGGCAACTTCTTCACCGTGGTGCAGATCGGCGTGAATGCGGTGGCGATCCTGGCCGGTGTCATCGGCGACAGCCAGATCTCGGGGCCGTTGGCCACGTGGCTGGGCGACTGGCTGCCAGCCGCCCGTGCCGAGCGCATCGCCAGCATCGCCGGTTTCATCATCGTGACGGGGCTCTTCATTCTGTTTGCCGACCTGCTGCCCAAGCGCCTGGCGGTGCTCTACCCCGAGCGCTGCGCGCTGGGCGTCATCGGCCCGATCCAGACCTGCCTGCGCGTGCTGCGGCCAGTGGTCTGGCTATTCAACGGCGCGGCTGACCTATTCCTGAAGCTGTTTGGCGTGCCCACGCACCGCGTTGAGCAGATCACCACCGAAGACATCACCGCCATGGTGGGCGCTGGCGCCGAGGCAGGCGTGCTGCGCAAGCACGAGCTGGCCATGATCGAGAACGTGTTCGAGCTGGAATCGCGCACCATCACCTCGGTCATGACCGTGCGCGACGAGGTTGTCTACTTCACGACCGACGAGCCGCTGGAATCGATCAAGCTGAAGATCATCGCCCAGCCGCATGCCGAATACCTCGTCTGCCGCGACGATATCGACTCGGTGCTCGGCTTCATCGCCTCGAAGGACATCCTGAAGCAGATCCTGTCGGAGGAATCCGCCACTGTGATCCGCAACCTGGCCAAGCACTTTGACAAGAACCTGCTGGTGCTGCCTGACACGCTCAACCTGTCGCAGGCGCTCACGCGCTTTCGCGAGATGCACCAGAGCTTTGGCGCGGTGGTCAACGAGTATGGGCTGGTGGTGGGCATCGTCACGCTTGACGACATCGTCGGCGCGGTGATGGGTGACATCCTCTACCTGGGCGAAGACGAGCAGATCGTGCGCCGCGATGACGGCTCCTGCCTGATCGATGGCGTCACGCCCATCGGCGACGTCAAGCGCGCCTTCGACCTGGACGACCTGCCCGGCGAGCACCACATCGAAACCATCGCCGGGCTGGTCATCTACGCGCTCAAGCGCATCCCCAAGAAGAGCGAAAGCATCGACATCGGGCCGCTGCACATCGAGGTGCTCGACATCGACAACCACCGCATCGATCAGTTGCTGGTGTCGCGGCGCATCGATCCGGCTGCCTCGCCCGTTTCCTCCGCATCGTGA
- a CDS encoding carboxymuconolactone decarboxylase family protein yields the protein MTQIAQTAPQAANHANLQDAPNRDRYARGWQKLKEVDDVAGERVVEALADISPDLGRYIVEFGFGDVYSRPGLTLREREIATIAALTALGNAVPQLKVHIAAGLNVGLTRHEITETILQMALYAGFPAALNGMFAAKDVFAAHDAEETGEAAGSMRRDTSN from the coding sequence ATGACGCAGATCGCACAAACCGCACCGCAAGCCGCAAACCACGCCAACCTGCAGGACGCCCCGAATCGTGATCGCTACGCCCGGGGCTGGCAAAAACTCAAGGAAGTCGATGACGTGGCCGGCGAACGCGTGGTCGAGGCCTTGGCCGACATCTCGCCCGACCTCGGTCGTTACATCGTCGAATTTGGGTTTGGCGATGTCTACAGCCGCCCAGGTCTGACGCTGCGCGAGCGTGAGATCGCCACCATTGCCGCGCTTACGGCCCTGGGCAATGCGGTACCGCAACTGAAGGTGCATATCGCCGCGGGGCTCAACGTGGGGCTCACCCGCCACGAGATTACCGAGACGATCCTGCAGATGGCGCTATACGCGGGCTTTCCGGCGGCACTCAACGGCATGTTTGCCGCCAAGGACGTGTTTGCCGCTCACGATGCGGAGGAAACGGGCGAGGCAGCCGGATCGATGCGCCGCGACACCAGCAACTGA
- a CDS encoding MerR family transcriptional regulator encodes MTTFLTIAQVAEATGLSTHTLRYYERIGLLDSVQRRDNGHRVFRAEDMTWLAFLLRLRDTGMPIAQMLQYAALRRQGDSLESVSARQRLLELHAAALEAEQRARAETLAVLREKIVNYDGIRARIAAAESALGSASSSRKSKQQPKRQSNEDAHDADRTNRTASRKPRQPAGRPES; translated from the coding sequence ATGACCACTTTCCTGACCATCGCCCAAGTTGCAGAAGCCACCGGCCTGTCGACGCATACGCTGCGCTACTACGAGCGCATCGGCCTGCTCGACAGCGTGCAGCGGCGCGATAACGGCCACCGCGTCTTCCGTGCGGAAGACATGACGTGGCTCGCGTTCCTGCTGCGCTTGCGCGACACCGGCATGCCGATTGCGCAGATGCTGCAGTACGCAGCGCTGCGGCGGCAGGGCGACAGTCTGGAGAGTGTGTCAGCGCGCCAACGCTTGCTGGAGTTGCATGCCGCGGCGCTGGAGGCGGAGCAGCGCGCGCGGGCCGAAACACTGGCCGTGCTGCGCGAGAAGATCGTCAACTACGACGGCATCCGGGCCCGGATTGCCGCCGCAGAAAGCGCGCTGGGTTCCGCTTCCTCATCTCGCAAATCGAAACAACAGCCGAAACGCCAATCGAACGAGGACGCACATGACGCAGATCGCACAAACCGCACCGCAAGCCGCAAACCACGCCAACCTGCAGGACGCCCCGAATCGTGA
- a CDS encoding alkaline phosphatase family protein — protein MSPKKYLALAVLSTLACGLSAHVYADDDDAHDVRQAHAKHVLLISVDGLHQSDLDWYVGNHPGSTLARLVHQGVSYRNARTPFPSDSFPGMVGQVTGGNPKTTGIYYDDAYSRSLLPAGTTAANCHTTKPGAEVFYAEVIAKDLNRLDSGQGIPGLYADLSKISQLTGHAQDLIDPAFLPVSPITCAPVYPHQYLKVNTVFEVARKHGLHTAWSDKHAAYEILNGPSGQGIDDLFAPEINSSVTDPSRPGGPGPDWTKDNTDTQRYDSFKVLAVLNWLKGHDHAGNGTPGVPAILGMNFQAVSTAQKLNKSAYYPDPSNTANKVKGGLGGYTNNGTVPGPVLQSALTFVDNKLGELVKATDPSNTVVIVSAKHGQSPNSRADLTIVNDGDMIDALNCAWEKYAATCKDATKPHLVAHAMDDDGILLWLNDRSPAALRFAKQFLLGYSGTGVGSDAAGNATAKPFTQAGASRFVIGEEVADFFGVKPSDDRFPDVVGIAQQGTVWAGSKLSKIAEHGGFRPENRHVPIVVWGAGIGSDVVDEHVDTNQIAPTILSVLGLKPHELQAVQIEGTKRLPHLH, from the coding sequence GTGTCCCCCAAGAAATACCTCGCGCTCGCTGTACTCTCCACGCTTGCATGCGGTCTGTCTGCGCATGTGTATGCCGATGACGATGATGCGCATGATGTGCGGCAGGCGCACGCCAAGCATGTCCTGCTGATCTCGGTCGATGGTCTGCATCAGTCCGATCTCGACTGGTATGTCGGCAACCATCCGGGCTCCACGCTCGCGCGCCTTGTGCACCAGGGCGTGAGCTATCGCAACGCCCGTACGCCGTTTCCGTCCGACTCGTTTCCCGGCATGGTCGGCCAGGTGACCGGCGGCAATCCCAAGACCACCGGCATCTACTACGACGACGCGTACAGCCGGAGCCTGCTGCCGGCCGGTACGACGGCCGCCAACTGCCACACCACCAAGCCGGGCGCCGAGGTGTTCTACGCCGAGGTCATTGCCAAGGATCTGAACCGCCTCGACAGCGGCCAGGGCATCCCCGGCCTCTATGCTGATCTCTCGAAGATCTCGCAATTGACCGGCCATGCGCAGGACCTGATCGACCCGGCCTTCCTGCCGGTCTCGCCCATCACGTGCGCGCCGGTCTATCCGCATCAGTACCTGAAGGTGAACACCGTGTTTGAAGTCGCGCGCAAGCACGGTCTGCACACGGCCTGGTCGGACAAGCACGCGGCATATGAAATCCTCAACGGCCCGAGCGGGCAGGGCATTGATGACTTGTTCGCGCCCGAGATCAACAGCTCGGTGACCGACCCGTCGCGGCCTGGTGGCCCCGGCCCGGACTGGACCAAGGACAACACCGACACACAGCGCTACGACAGCTTCAAGGTGCTGGCCGTGCTGAACTGGCTCAAGGGCCACGACCACGCCGGCAACGGTACGCCGGGTGTGCCGGCCATCCTGGGCATGAACTTCCAGGCCGTGTCGACTGCGCAGAAGCTGAACAAATCAGCGTACTACCCGGACCCGTCCAACACCGCCAACAAGGTGAAGGGCGGCCTGGGCGGCTACACCAACAACGGCACGGTGCCGGGGCCGGTGCTGCAGAGCGCGCTCACCTTCGTCGACAACAAGTTGGGCGAGTTGGTCAAGGCGACGGACCCGTCCAACACGGTCGTGATCGTGTCGGCCAAGCATGGTCAATCGCCCAACAGCCGCGCAGACCTGACCATCGTCAACGACGGCGACATGATCGACGCGCTCAACTGCGCGTGGGAAAAGTACGCCGCCACCTGCAAGGATGCGACCAAGCCGCACCTTGTCGCGCATGCAATGGATGACGACGGCATCCTGCTATGGCTGAACGACCGCTCGCCAGCCGCGCTGCGGTTCGCCAAGCAGTTCCTGCTGGGCTATTCGGGCACGGGCGTGGGTTCGGATGCGGCGGGCAATGCAACCGCCAAGCCATTCACGCAGGCCGGCGCGAGCCGCTTCGTGATCGGTGAGGAGGTGGCCGACTTCTTTGGTGTGAAGCCCAGCGACGATCGCTTCCCCGATGTGGTCGGCATCGCGCAGCAGGGCACGGTGTGGGCGGGCAGCAAGCTGTCGAAGATCGCCGAACATGGTGGCTTCCGTCCGGAGAACCGCCACGTGCCGATCGTGGTGTGGGGCGCAGGCATCGGCTCCGATGTGGTGGACGAGCATGTCGACACCAACCAGATCGCACCGACGATCTTGAGCGTGCTGGGGCTCAAGCCGCATGAGCTGCAAGCCGTGCAGATCGAAGGTACGAAGCGTCTGCCGCACCTGCATTGA
- a CDS encoding MipA/OmpV family protein, whose protein sequence is MLSSRALPCFALACLLALTGSIARAQTTPAASAEPGDWSVAVGPSIYVAPKYPGAKSSFVFPWIDQEIEYKHRYFSKGMDFLGAYLANDDTWQVGGNFQFDPTWRHAHDDARLNGLGNVNATVRAKAFAQYTVSFLTLSTDAEQDILGNRQGLIANADVYASAPLGRWLFSLGSGVSWTNGQYMRTFFGVDGGQSAASGLPVFATHAGVRDIHFNAIVTCKLDDRWTANGSVTVARLRGDAADSPITQRRQQTTAMASLTYRFR, encoded by the coding sequence ATGCTCTCTTCGCGTGCCCTGCCCTGCTTCGCGCTTGCCTGCCTGCTGGCCCTGACCGGCTCCATTGCCAGGGCCCAGACCACGCCCGCCGCGAGCGCGGAACCCGGCGACTGGAGCGTCGCCGTCGGCCCGTCCATCTATGTGGCACCGAAGTATCCGGGCGCGAAGTCGAGCTTTGTGTTCCCGTGGATCGATCAGGAGATCGAGTACAAGCACCGGTATTTCTCGAAGGGCATGGACTTCCTGGGCGCCTACCTCGCCAACGACGACACATGGCAGGTGGGCGGCAACTTCCAATTCGATCCGACCTGGCGCCACGCACATGACGACGCGCGCTTGAATGGTCTCGGCAATGTCAACGCCACGGTGCGCGCCAAGGCCTTCGCGCAATACACGGTGTCGTTCCTGACGCTGTCCACCGACGCCGAGCAGGACATCCTGGGCAACCGCCAGGGCCTGATCGCCAATGCCGACGTGTACGCCAGCGCCCCGCTCGGCCGCTGGCTCTTCAGCCTTGGCTCTGGCGTGTCGTGGACCAACGGCCAGTACATGCGCACCTTCTTTGGCGTGGACGGCGGCCAAAGCGCGGCGTCGGGTCTGCCGGTGTTCGCCACGCACGCCGGTGTGCGCGACATCCACTTCAACGCCATCGTCACGTGCAAGCTGGATGACCGCTGGACCGCCAACGGCTCCGTCACCGTGGCGCGTCTGCGCGGTGATGCCGCCGACAGCCCGATCACGCAGCGCCGCCAGCAGACCACCGCCATGGCATCACTCACGTACCGGTTCCGTTAA
- a CDS encoding haloacid dehalogenase type II, with protein MTFDPSSLKALCFDVQGTLVDFTTPLIEAGEALATQRGFVADWPEVITRWRAGYRAGMDAFLAGQRAWISTDTIYREALDTLLANYPWAQQVSAEDRDALNTTWSRLRPWPDTQRGLSRLRSRYLTAALSNGSMASVIRIARHGALPFDAILTGELVQSFKPDPKVYALAVRSLGVAPHEIMMVASHKYDLVAARAQGFRTAFIARPLEFGPGVAVDITPDPTFDCNVADMEELATRLGA; from the coding sequence ATGACCTTCGACCCATCCTCGTTGAAAGCGCTGTGCTTTGACGTGCAAGGCACGCTGGTCGACTTCACCACGCCGCTCATCGAAGCCGGTGAAGCATTGGCGACGCAGCGTGGATTCGTCGCCGACTGGCCGGAAGTCATCACGCGCTGGCGCGCCGGCTACCGCGCCGGCATGGACGCGTTCTTGGCCGGACAGCGCGCCTGGATCTCCACCGACACGATCTATCGCGAAGCGCTGGATACGCTGCTGGCCAACTACCCGTGGGCCCAGCAGGTCAGCGCGGAAGACCGCGATGCGCTCAACACAACCTGGAGCCGCTTGCGCCCCTGGCCGGATACCCAGCGCGGCCTCAGCCGGTTGCGCTCGCGTTATCTGACGGCAGCGCTATCGAACGGCAGCATGGCTTCGGTGATCCGCATTGCGCGGCATGGCGCCCTGCCCTTCGACGCCATCCTCACGGGCGAACTTGTGCAGTCGTTCAAACCCGACCCGAAGGTCTATGCCCTCGCCGTCCGGTCGCTCGGTGTGGCACCCCACGAAATCATGATGGTCGCATCACACAAATACGATCTGGTGGCGGCCCGTGCACAGGGTTTTCGGACGGCATTCATCGCGCGGCCGCTGGAGTTTGGGCCCGGTGTTGCCGTCGATATCACGCCAGATCCGACGTTCGACTGTAACGTGGCTGACATGGAAGAACTCGCAACCCGGCTTGGCGCCTAG
- a CDS encoding porin translates to MLKQRALITLKNICRVATPLALMTMGTQAIAQSSVQLYGIVDTWVGVQRYPGKSAVWQEGSGGMSTSFWGFGGKEDLGGGNKAIFAIEGFFRADTGASGSFNGDPMFSRNAYVGLSTLAGTITLGRQSSLLYLQACQFNPFYASFTFSPTIVQMYAGLGTYPAYKTDQGIVGGTAWSNAVQYATPDLHGLTGRVMYAFGEGSTGNGSKQYSAQLSYQNGGFAAGGVYQYANFNSAAGDLNGLINGLHSQSVAQLAASYEWSVAKFYGEYTYTNNNVINKNFHVNMFEGGVTIALGTGKVLAAYAYSRDSGGLNQTRRTASLGYDYPLSKRTDLYAVYMVDRFSGLSTGETAGVGIRARF, encoded by the coding sequence ATGCTCAAGCAACGCGCATTGATCACGCTGAAAAACATCTGCCGAGTTGCCACACCCCTTGCGCTCATGACGATGGGAACCCAGGCAATCGCGCAATCCAGCGTGCAGTTGTATGGCATCGTCGACACCTGGGTCGGCGTTCAGCGGTACCCCGGAAAATCCGCCGTCTGGCAAGAGGGTAGCGGCGGCATGTCGACGTCGTTCTGGGGGTTTGGCGGTAAGGAGGATCTGGGCGGCGGCAACAAGGCCATCTTCGCGATCGAGGGATTTTTCCGCGCCGATACCGGTGCCTCCGGTTCCTTCAACGGCGATCCGATGTTCTCGCGCAATGCCTATGTCGGGCTCTCGACTCTGGCTGGCACGATCACGCTCGGGCGGCAAAGCAGCCTGCTGTATCTGCAGGCGTGTCAGTTCAACCCGTTCTACGCGTCGTTCACGTTCTCGCCGACCATCGTCCAGATGTACGCCGGGCTGGGGACGTATCCGGCGTACAAGACGGACCAGGGGATTGTTGGCGGAACCGCCTGGAGCAATGCAGTGCAGTACGCCACGCCCGACTTGCACGGTTTGACCGGTCGCGTCATGTACGCGTTCGGCGAGGGCAGCACGGGCAATGGAAGCAAGCAGTATTCGGCGCAGCTTTCTTACCAGAACGGTGGCTTCGCAGCCGGTGGCGTTTATCAATACGCGAACTTCAATTCGGCAGCGGGTGATCTGAATGGGTTGATCAATGGACTGCACAGCCAGTCAGTGGCCCAGTTGGCTGCGTCGTATGAATGGTCGGTCGCCAAGTTCTATGGCGAATACACGTACACGAACAACAACGTGATCAACAAGAACTTCCACGTGAACATGTTCGAGGGTGGGGTGACGATAGCGCTTGGCACCGGAAAGGTGCTTGCGGCCTACGCGTATTCACGCGATTCCGGTGGACTCAACCAGACGCGCCGGACCGCCTCGCTCGGATATGACTACCCGCTTTCCAAGCGCACCGATCTCTATGCGGTGTATATGGTCGATCGGTTTTCCGGGCTGTCGACGGGTGAGACCGCGGGCGTCGGGATTCGCGCCCGGTTTTGA
- a CDS encoding YczE/YyaS/YitT family protein, whose protein sequence is MAHHAREAEVIDTGSLTRRWITYVVGIYILTLGISLAIRAGIGISPQSSLTRTMTLVYPPLSQGTYNFMLELLMLLLTYLVARKDFTVKNFAALIPAFVLASCLDLNLLLTKSIGFQDYYMKFLLLVFADALLGFGLFLMIRANLVLMPIDMFVNTLFKRTGFKWGDIKTSFDCALLVISAAIGFALLGGPKFIREGTFMNAILVGQYIKLYFFLFQKAKVAVSSYQQRSLEHRSY, encoded by the coding sequence ATGGCACACCACGCAAGGGAAGCGGAAGTCATTGATACCGGCAGCCTGACACGGCGCTGGATTACATACGTCGTTGGCATTTACATACTGACCCTGGGGATCAGCCTGGCCATCCGAGCCGGCATCGGCATCTCGCCGCAAAGCAGTCTGACCCGCACCATGACGCTGGTGTATCCGCCGCTCAGCCAGGGCACCTACAACTTCATGCTCGAATTGTTGATGTTGCTCCTCACGTACCTGGTCGCGCGCAAGGACTTCACAGTGAAGAACTTTGCGGCGTTGATTCCCGCCTTTGTGCTGGCGAGCTGCCTGGACCTGAACCTGCTGCTGACGAAGTCGATCGGGTTCCAGGACTACTACATGAAGTTCCTGCTGTTGGTGTTTGCCGATGCGTTGCTCGGGTTCGGCCTGTTCCTGATGATCCGCGCCAACCTGGTGCTCATGCCGATCGACATGTTCGTCAACACGCTGTTCAAGCGGACGGGCTTCAAGTGGGGCGATATCAAGACCAGTTTCGATTGCGCGCTTCTGGTAATCAGCGCGGCAATTGGCTTTGCGCTGCTAGGCGGTCCCAAGTTCATTCGTGAAGGCACCTTCATGAACGCGATCCTGGTGGGGCAGTACATCAAGCTCTATTTCTTCCTGTTCCAGAAGGCCAAAGTCGCGGTGTCTTCCTATCAGCAGCGATCGCTGGAACATCGAAGTTACTGA